The window TGTCAGGAGGACCTGTGCAAACGCACATACTTCCCATCGTTGCGGCAAAAACTCCTCCGATCATCACATTTGGTTTTCCCGGTGGCATAATTGGTCCGCCAACATGAGGAATTGGAGGAACTCCGGGTGTAACCATTGGGCATACATGCATATCTCCTACCCGTGCAGCTGGTTTTCCCATGGTAAAAAAATTAAGAGTTATGATTTAGAAATTAATATTCGAAAAGGAGAATTTAATAAAGGTTGATCCCTGAACTTACGGGTTCAGATGATTCACCTTTTTTATATCAGATCGGCCATTCGTTTTTGTGTTCCGCGTCGCCAACCTTGAGTTCTTTCGCGGAGATTACAAAGTGCTGACTCATTGGATTATCACCCATGTTGGTGAATGTCTCAGAGTAATTTACGATGTAACCGTTTTTGAAGGAAACTTCTTTCATTTTCTGTTCGCTGTCGCGTTTGAAAAAAGTAATCTTTCCGTCTTTGTGTTTGAAAGCATCCATCATCCAGGCTGCAAGGCCTGCATCTTCTGTGGATTCAACTTCCAGCTGGATGGTTCCGCCACGAACTTCTGAAGAAGGACGACCGGTTTTGTCTACATCCTGTTGCAAGGAATAAGAGCAATGAAATACACGATAATCTTTACCGTCTACTGTGAATTTGGCTTTGAATGACATGGTTTTTGGTTTTTAGAATTAGAAAATTATTGAAGTGTTTGGATCGGGAAATCAGATTGGCCATTCGTTTTTGTGTTCCGCATCAGCAACTTTGAGATCTTTAGCAGAGATCACCAGGTGTTCGCTCATCGGGTTTTCTCCGTGATTCGTGAAAGCTTCAGTGTAAGAAACAAGGTAGCCGTTTTTAAAACTGATCTCTTTCATTTTTTGTTCGCTGTCGCGTTTGTAGAAAGTGATCGTACCATCTTTGTGTTTAAACGCATCCATCATCCAGGCAGCGTGCGCTGAACTGTCTGTGGATTCAAGTTCCAGTTGAACAGTACCACCGCGAACTTCTGAAGAAGGGCGACCGGTTTTGTCAACATCCTGTTGCAATGAATAAGAGCAATGAAATACGCGGTAATCTTTACCGTCTACTGTGAATTTTGCTTTGAATGACATGGTTTTAATTTTTAAAGGGTGATTATTGATGTTTGAATTTGATAGATCAAATGTACAGCCCGGAGAGGGGGGGTGTCAACTACCTAAACGGGTGGAATATTTTTGTTTGGATTCCCGGGATTTAAAATTATTCCTAGGCTGAACCTGATTCAATAATTTCAAGATTTGCCCGAAGGCACAGGTCGAATTAAAAGCGTTTCAAGGTCAATCAGGAATAATTATTTAAAGGGGGTTTCAGGATGATGAATCAGCGTGTGATACTGGAGGAAAATCCGGCCGGTCAGAACCTATCTGACCGGCCGGATACTATTTTGAAAATACATTAAAGCTTTATCAGGCTTTATCGTATTTAGCAGTCCATTCCGCTGAATTAGGATCATCGCCTTTCTGACCATCCATTTTAATCATGAAGTTCTTCGCAGGGAAGTATGGCGTCATGTGAATATCCAGATAGATACGATCCTTTTGCTGAGGATCCTGTTCGAAACGCATGATCTTGAACGATTCAATCAATTTATCCGGACCGGTTACACTGTCCAGAAATTTGATGATCTGTGAACGAAGATCTTTCTCCGCTTTTGAATTCCAGTTTTCAAATGCACGGCGGTTCAGGAAGTCAATGAGCACCTTGGTGATGTAGTCGAATACACGCACTACAGAATAGGTTTGTAAACCGAGGTTATCTCCGTTGAAAAGTGTCTTCGCGGAGAACGCCATTACTTTACCATATTCATTTACCATTGGAACCAATCCGAGTTTTTCCAGGTTGGCGATTTCACTTTTCTTCAGATCAAAAGCTACACCATCCACCTCATTCATACCACCGTGTTTTTTACCGGCTGTTACCTGAGACATCAATGTAGTATACATTTTACCTGCCAGCGCACCGGAAGGAGGAACGTACAAATCTTCGTCTTCTCCAACATCCTGGAATTTACCGCGACCAACCAGCCAGTTGCAGGCCATCATCACATTCGAACGGTAAACATCACCACCGGTGAGATTAGCCGATTCAAAAAGTTCCATGACATCATCCGGATTATCCAGATGCTGAAAATCGGTTACCAGCATGACTTTGTTTTCATGGGCAAGTTTCGCCCATTTTTCAACCACTTTATTTGAGCCCAGGTAACCGGGTAACAACAAAATAGAGTAGTTGTCACGCAAATCCAGACGGTCGTAATTCGCTTTTAATTCTCCATTGACAGCATCGATGAAACGTGGATTGTCAAGGTCTTTCAGTTGCTCCGGATCGGCATTCATGATCGTGACATTTTTCAATTTGTCACTCTCTGTATTCTTATAAAATAATGCGACTGAGCGATAGGAACGTTCAAGATCACGCGTTGCTTCAACCGATTTGAGAAGGTTTTTCTTCAAAAGAGCTGCAGCGGAATCGGATTTCTGCTGAGCCTGATCAACTGCAGCGGAAATATTATCACTGTTTTGGAGCAAGTCAGCCCAAAGTTGTAGTGATTTTTTAATGGATTCGCGCTCTTGTTTTTTGTCGGATTCAGTAAGGAAGATTTTTTTCCTTGCTTTCCGTTCGGGGTTCATGTTCTGAACTCCGTCAATGACTGCTTCGAGTATATCAAATCCACCGAATTTGGCCAGTTTATTAGAGCTTTCTTCAAGGACTTGTGCCGGGTTCGCTACGCGTTCTCTTTCTTTCGCCTGGCCCTGTGATTGCTGTTGTTGTTGTGATTCTTCCATGTTGTTCTTAATTGGTTGAATAAAATTTAAAATACTAAATCAACGATTGAATTATTTAGCGTCTTCAATTTCCTGGATCAAAGCAAGCAATGCACCTACAAAAGCGCCTTTAGTATCCGGATTTTCAAGGATGGTTTTGAGCGATTTGTTGGATTTCAATTGCTTGATAATCTTCATGTATTGATCCTGCTTCTGATTCAGATCCTGAAGAAATTGGTTTTGGTTGGTAATTCCTTTTGTACCGAAATCCCCAAGATTGGAAAATGATAATGCTTCGTTAGTACTACTGCCATCTTCTTTTTCCAGTTCAACTTCAACCTTTGGCTTAAAATGAGCAAAGACTTCATCAACATTTTTTAAATCATAAACCATTTCAGGTTTTACCGGTGCTTCGTCGGTTAATTTCTCTACAACAAGTGTTCGGTTTTTTGGGATGTCCGCAATTGCCTCGCTGGCATCGGGCCGTATTTCATTGCCCCCAATTCCATAGTTAAACATAGTTTTAAAAGTTTGAGTTTGGAACAAATATACAAGTTTTGAGATTCAATCCAAATCAATTTCATCGTCAGAAAGGCCTTTTCCGGCCTGAATTTCAAGGGAAATTGAATACATAAGCCAATGCTCGGAAAATCTGAGAATTTAGAATATGCAAGGAATCAATAGCTCACCTGCCAGGGAAAGCGATGCCTTGGGTAACATCCAGTTGTTGTTCAAAATTTCTTTCCTTGCAACACATTTCCTCTGAGAGTACCATTTACCTTATATTGAAAGCCTCCATCAACGTCATCTCATCAAAAAAATCATCTAATCATAGTCCGGGTTTGAAAATTTCAGTCTTATGATTAACTTGGTCGCTAATTAAAACTTGGATTCCTTTTCTGATTGACTTCCCCTTCCCGAAGAAAGAAATCGGAGGAATATGTTCATTTATACCTGATTCAATTTAAACTAAAAAATTTTTATGGCTGATGTGATTAATTATTCAGAGGATCTGAAAAAAGCTGTTCGTATTGCACAATCTGTAGCGAAGGAATTTTCCAACCAGAATTTCTCCGCTCCACATTTATTAAAAGCTTTATTGCACAAGGATG of the Bacteroidota bacterium genome contains:
- a CDS encoding phage tail protein yields the protein MSFKAKFTVDGKDYRVFHCSYSLQQDVDKTGRPSSEVRGGTVQLELESTDSSAHAAWMMDAFKHKDGTITFYKRDSEQKMKEISFKNGYLVSYTEAFTNHGENPMSEHLVISAKDLKVADAEHKNEWPI
- a CDS encoding DUF5458 family protein encodes the protein MEESQQQQQSQGQAKERERVANPAQVLEESSNKLAKFGGFDILEAVIDGVQNMNPERKARKKIFLTESDKKQERESIKKSLQLWADLLQNSDNISAAVDQAQQKSDSAAALLKKNLLKSVEATRDLERSYRSVALFYKNTESDKLKNVTIMNADPEQLKDLDNPRFIDAVNGELKANYDRLDLRDNYSILLLPGYLGSNKVVEKWAKLAHENKVMLVTDFQHLDNPDDVMELFESANLTGGDVYRSNVMMACNWLVGRGKFQDVGEDEDLYVPPSGALAGKMYTTLMSQVTAGKKHGGMNEVDGVAFDLKKSEIANLEKLGLVPMVNEYGKVMAFSAKTLFNGDNLGLQTYSVVRVFDYITKVLIDFLNRRAFENWNSKAEKDLRSQIIKFLDSVTGPDKLIESFKIMRFEQDPQQKDRIYLDIHMTPYFPAKNFMIKMDGQKGDDPNSAEWTAKYDKA
- a CDS encoding type VI secretion system contractile sheath small subunit translates to MFNYGIGGNEIRPDASEAIADIPKNRTLVVEKLTDEAPVKPEMVYDLKNVDEVFAHFKPKVEVELEKEDGSSTNEALSFSNLGDFGTKGITNQNQFLQDLNQKQDQYMKIIKQLKSNKSLKTILENPDTKGAFVGALLALIQEIEDAK
- a CDS encoding phage tail protein, whose protein sequence is MSFKAKFTVDGKDYRVFHCSYSLQQDVDKTGRPSSEVRGGTIQLEVESTEDAGLAAWMMDAFKHKDGKITFFKRDSEQKMKEVSFKNGYIVNYSETFTNMGDNPMSQHFVISAKELKVGDAEHKNEWPI